A window of Kribbella voronezhensis genomic DNA:
TCTGGATCGCCTCCGCCCCGGCGTCGCGCAGTTCCTCGATCGCGTCGAGCAGGTTGCTCGACTGCATCTTGCCGTCGGGGTCGTTGAGGGTGATCCGTACGCCGGGTCCCTGCGCGGGCATCGTACCGGCCAGGATGCCGAGCACCCGGACCTGCTGCTCGGCCTGCTCGCGCGCCGTCTGGGCCTTGTCGGCGCTGGAGGCCAGGCTGTTCTTGCGCGCCTGCAGTTCGGCGATCTCGCTCTCCAGCCGGCGGGTGTTCTGCCCCAGGCCGTCCAGGATCGCGATCAGGTCCTCGCGGCGGGCGTTCTGGTAGCCGTCGTCGGCGCGGTTCACCCGGACCTGGACGACCGCCATACAGGCCACCAGAGCCAGTACGACGGCCACGATCGCCTGACCGCGCGACGGCTTGAACCCGGCCCGCAGCCTTCGCAGCGCCAGGTTCGGCAGCTTCGCCTTCGGCATCGGCGTCGGCGTCACCGGATGCGCCGCACCGGCCGGCTCGACCGCGTCGGCAGGGGCATGCTCGACCGCATCGGCACGGGCCGGCTCGGCCGGCGTCAGCTCGGCCCGCGTCGGCTCGGCCGGCGTCGGCTCGGGCGGCGACGGCTCGGGCGGCGGGGTGGGCTCGTCGGTACTCATCTCAGGCCCTGAAGACGTGCCGCCGGATCGCGGCCATGTTGGTGAAGATCCGGATCCCCAGCACGACCACCACACCGGTGGACAGCTGGGACCCGACCCCGAGCTGGTCGCCCAGGTAGACGATCAGCGCCGCGATCAGCACGTTGGAGATGAACGAGACGACGAACACCTTGTCGTCGAAGATCCCGTCCAGGAACGCCCGCAGCGCCCCGAACACCGCGTCGAGCGCCGCCACCACGGCGATCGGCAGGTAGGGCTGTGCCCACTCCGGTACGTCGGGCGCG
This region includes:
- a CDS encoding small basic family protein, translating into MIAVLGLVIGVVVGLIVAPDVPEWAQPYLPIAVVAALDAVFGALRAFLDGIFDDKVFVVSFISNVLIAALIVYLGDQLGVGSQLSTGVVVVLGIRIFTNMAAIRRHVFRA
- a CDS encoding DUF881 domain-containing protein; the protein is MSTDEPTPPPEPSPPEPTPAEPTRAELTPAEPARADAVEHAPADAVEPAGAAHPVTPTPMPKAKLPNLALRRLRAGFKPSRGQAIVAVVLALVACMAVVQVRVNRADDGYQNARREDLIAILDGLGQNTRRLESEIAELQARKNSLASSADKAQTAREQAEQQVRVLGILAGTMPAQGPGVRITLNDPDGKMQSSNLLDAIEELRDAGAEAIQINGSVRVVASTDLTDDAPGVKVDGEKVNSPYVIEAIGESHNLAEAANFPGGLVSEVTGPQIGGTAEVTELPLVQITALHAADEHRYARPAPSPTK